TAGGTAAGACCTACTCCCAAGTTTTCCATAAGGATTTGCCCTAGTTTTCTTGGGGATGAGGTGATGATGGTAACAGATTTCGTATCTTCAAGACCTAGAATGACCATATCCATAACTTTCGTTGCAATGCCGTAAGTTAAGAAGGATACGAATGCCGTATGCCAATTCTGATAGACAATACCTGCCAAAGCAAAGATAAAAAAGTTTACGAAAAGGATAACCTGGCCAACAGTGTATCCTCTTTTTTTATTTATAATGATACCCATAATCTCGGTACCATCGGTAGATCCTCCGTGACGGATGATCAAACCGCAACCGACTCCTATAATGGCTCCACCAAACACGACGGTTTCCATCTCAGAGCCTTTAAAAACTATAGGGCTAAATCCAAACCATAATGGTAGGGAATCAATAAGCCATAGGGCACATGAAAAGATGATCACAGCCGTCATCATTTGAATGACAAAGTACTTACCAATCTGTTTAAAGGCTAAAATAACAAAAGGTAGATTGAATAGTACTAAGCAAAACGGCAAATACTTATGACCGAAGAAATGTGAGGCAATCAGGGATAAACCTACGATACCACCATCGATAAGTTCATTTGGAACTAAAACCATTTGAACTCCACAAGCAGCTAAAAACCCTCCAAGAATAAACCAGCTTAGAGTCTTGGAAAAGTACAGAGGAAAGCTAAACTTCGTTAAACGAGTTCCATGGGGCATTTTCAACCTCTGATTGTATGTTCGCGAGAGACGGGGCTTGAACCCGCAACTTCCGCCTTGACAGGGCGGTGCTCTAACCAATTGAACTACTCCCGCAAATGGACACGACAGGATTTGAACCTATGACCCCCTGTGTGTAAGACAGGTGCTCTAACCGCTGAGCTACGCATCCAAACAAGATTAGGTGCATAAGTTAGCAGAAGAAATAGTTTAATCACAACAATTTTCACTCTGACAATTAAGAAAGCTTGTTGTTCTCAGTAAAAGTGCGAGAAAGACACACCCTAAGATATTTCCGTTAGCATTTTTGATTTTAAGAAAATGCGAAGATACAAAGACCATGATCTATTGTAATTTGCTTTGTTTCTTTAGAGAAAAGATGGATAAATTTAAAAAAAGATCTAGAAGAACTCCATTGTGTTCTTAAACAAAAATTTCTCTTGTTTTTCGAGTACACGGAAACTGCGCGTAAGATTCAAGAATCTATAGAATAGATCGGTAGAGATCGTGTTCTACCGATATTTTCATAGGGAATACTCAGCGGGATTCTCTCAGTTTAATCCAAGAGTGTGGCACCTGATGCAGAGCTAATAAAATTATCAAAGGCTTCTTGTAACTGTTGAAACTTTGTTTCGCTAATCAAAGCTAAGGGAGAATTTCTTACAAGTAAAGGAACCACGGTGATGTAATTTTCTAAAAGAGTTCGGCACTCATCAGAAATATCTTCATCCATGACTATTTGACAATCACTTAAAGAAAAGAACTTACGTTTTCCATCATCGACGAGAAGCTTGGGCATGCCGCAGGCATATTCTTTTCCTGTAGTCACAAGGCGCATGCCTTTCCACTCTTCGTTACGTTCACTAGCAGGGAAATTTACATTAAAGCCTGATAAAATGGGGAAGGGCATCGATAAAGCATATAAAGAGAGTTTCTTTAGTATTTCAGGGGCATGGACTTCCTGAAAGAAAGAAATGTGTTGTTCTTGAGAAAAAGCTATGGAGGGGACACCTGATAAAATGGCTTCCATAGCAGCTCCAGCAGTGCCAGAATAAAAGATATTTCTTCCTGCATTAGATCCATGATTGATTCCAGACAGTACAAGATCAGGCAGAGCATTGCGGAATAGATCACCTAAAGCTAGCTTAACGCAATCTACCGGGCTACCAGAAACAGCCCAGGCGCCAGCAACAGGCTGAGGATAGTCGACCTTTTCTATAGAGACCGGTTGTGTGTAGGAAAACGACATGCTTTTCCCTGATTGTTCCGTAGCAGGAGCAACTATATAGAGATCAGCAAAGTCTGCTTTTAATAAATTTGCAACTAAAAGACTCATTCCTTTAGCGGAAATGCCGTCATCATTAGTTAACAGAATTTTTAATCTTCTGTGCATAAAATTACCGAAATAAATAAATCTTACTATAATTAAAATAGTAAGATTAATCTATAAAAATATGTTTAATTAATTTTGTTTTTTTTTGAGCTTTCGACAACCCATGTTGTTCAATAGCGAGAGCAATATTATGTCTTGCTTGAGGAAAAACATCTTCTAATAATTTTAATGCTTCTTCTGTTTTTGTTCTTAAAGATACCACTGGACAACGACAAGTAACTCGAGCGAATCCACTTTCCTTAGCGAATTTTCTTATGTAAGATTCAGGAGTGAATATTAAAGGGCGTAAGATAGTAATCCCAAAGTGAACCATATCTAAGACCGGTAACATTCCGGCAAATTCTGCTTTATGTAAGAGATTCATCAAAGCTGTTTGGACTACATCATCACGGTGATGACCAAAAGCGACGGCAGTAGCCCCCACATCTTTTGCGGCTTGGAACAGCAAACGCCTTCTAACTTGAGAACATGAATAACACTCTGGCACTTCAGGGTCATAGGGGGAGGTTACCGAACTATAGGGAACGTGAATTTTATCACAAATATTCGCTAGATACTGCTTGCTTACTTCGGAACCGCAAGAATATTTCCCTCCGATATTGACAGCATAAAGATCAAGTTTTGGAAAGCCTCTCCCAGAAATAGCTTTAAGCATTAAAAGCAAAGAAAGGCTATCTTTGCCTCCACTAAGAGCTACCACGATCTTGGTATGATTTTCCAACATGGAATAGGTATACAAAGCTTTACGTACTAAGCTTTCTATACGTTTTCCAGATTTAGTCCACGGGGGGTGTACATGTAGAATAGACATACAAAAATAGTAAAAGGATAGAATAAAGCTTGCAATACCATACTAATTTTGATGAAAACTTGTAATTGGTTTTTATCCTTATCTTATTTAAACTTTCCTTTAAAAGCCTTGCTTTGAGAACAATTGTATGACAAAAAAAGTTAACAGAAATGATCCGTGCCCGTGCGGTTCTAATAAGAAATATAAGCAATGTTGCCTTAAGAAAGACAGTCAGCCAGCACGCTATACCTCAGAAGGCAAGTTCAAATTTTCTGCAGAAGTTGTAAATCCGAATACAGCAGGCAATAGCTGCACACAACTGTTCCAACGTCTTTCTGGAAGCATCTCATCTGAACAAAAGCAAGTGGTTGATAAGTATTACGAAATTACTAAAAACAAGACTCCGCTGGGAAAGAAAACCATTAAAAAAGCTAAGTCTAAAGAAGATCGTTTGGTTTCCGAACAATTGAAAAAACATGATTTTCAAGTTATGGATACGAACTTGTCTTTAGATCCTTCCAATAGAGGGGACGACTTTGTTACCGAAGAATTTATTCCTACTCAAGAAGATTATCGTATTTCAGAAAATACTGATTCTGACTTGGAAGAAAATAACCAATAGCGTATAAATTGACTTCTTATTGTTTAACTAAAGTTTTCTCTTCAAGCAATAGGTTTACGATTTTCGCTGGAGTAGCTCAATTGGCAGAGCATTCGATTTGTAATCGAACGGTTGAGGGTTCAAGTCCTTTCTCCAGCATTCTATGGGGGTGTCGCATAGCGGTCAATTGCATCGGACTGTAAATCCGACTCCTTACGGATACGTTGGTTCAAATCCAGCCGCCCCCAAGATTTCCTTCATCGCATCTCTTTCTTTGTATTATCATTTTTATTTATTATATCCAATTAATTTTTATCATAATTAAACTAAACAGATTAAAAATTGACCTATAATTTATTATCTGATTTTTATTAGAAAAAAAATCGGAATAATAAATGACTACTTCTAATAATAACACTAATGATTGTTATTTTTCTGTAGATTCGACTTTTGAAGGTGACGTTGCTGCTGGCAACGTACAGACTAACAACGTCTCATCTCAAAGTATAGAATCCACGAACAGCTTAGTTGTAAATCCTCCTGGAAAATCAACTTTTTTAGGAACAATCACTGTGGAAGGACTTACTTCAGCTAACGACCTGAGTATCACTGGCAGCGATGTATCTGTAAATTTGCACGGTAATAGATTGAGTAACGTTGCCAGACCTTCAGCCCCGTCCTCTCCAGTCCCGGCAAATTATATACGTTCTCCAGAGTACTTTTTCTGCTCACTCAATGAGTTTGGAAGGATCAACATTAATACACAGCAACCCGTTCCCATTCTCGGCCCCGATAGGCTGGTCTACCAATCGCAAAATATTTTCTCCCACATACGCTTTGTAGACTACCCTTATGGAGCTTCAAAAGTCACGTATCCAGGATCCCACTGGGTGCAATTATTAAGCAAAGGCATCTACATGATCGATTACGGCATTAATAAACGCTGGGGATGGAATAATGGCTGGGGAGGCGACGTGCATCTGAAAAATGCTTTAGGCACGATTTATAGCAGCAATACTATCTATAGTGGGGGAGGATACTCTGGATTTGCAAGTTTATCTACAGCTTTTCGTGTCTCTAATCTAGCTAAAGATCCAAATGGCACTATAACAAATAATGCAAAAGACAGCATAAAAGAAAATTTATTCTGCGCACAGCTAACAACTAATTGGACAGTTTTAAGTGCTTTTTATTTTGGAATCATTTTCTACCCAGACCAAGGGGAATAGCCATGGATGATAAAGACAAAACTATTTCTAGATTCACATCAGATAATCCTAATAATCAAACTAGAGAAACTAATTTCGATGCGACAGGAGTTAAAGACCAAAACCTCTACCTAGAGAATGCTACGTTAAACATTGAAGGCAATTTAAATATCGAAGATGATTTTGATGCTGAGACATTAACTGTAACAAAGGACGTAAATGCAAACTGTGATTTCTTTGCTGGTAGTGAACTCTCAGGAAACAATGGGTTTTCTTTGCGTGAGACAGTTTTAAATGGGGACATCAGCATTAACGCCTCTCGAAGTTCGAGTATTGGGAATATCTCAGACCCCCTTTCTCAACGCGACGCTTTAACATTCAACTACTATAAAAAAAGCTCCGTACAAGCCTATACCTGTATGTTAGACCATCGCGGTACATATAACATTCCTGCACATTCTATTTTAGATTTAAAAAGCGGAACTTCAAAAGATATTGAAAATTACACATCGATGTATCGCAACTACTTCTATGTGGAGGGTAAGGATCTTGTGATTAAAACTCCAGGAATCTACCAGGTCACTTTTGAAATCACTAGAATGGGAGGGCAGCACTCAGGAAATGATGAAGTGAATTTATTTTTAAGGCTGGATCAAGGCAGTCAATTCGAGAACTTGTGCACAGCAGACACTCGAGGCCATTATCCTACAGATAGGACATCCACGGCCTTGTATGCAATTTTCTCTGTTTCAGATATCTCTTCACAACCTACCGTCAGAGTCTATACACATGCTCATATACGAAGTATGTTTTCTACGATAAGTGTGATTTGGTTCCCATTTGCATCAAGATTTCCTGAGGAGGATTAAAATATGTCAACACCTAAAACTAATATTAGTTTACCTACATTTGTTCGTTTTAATATCTACTCTAAGGATCTATCAGAAGAGAAAAAAAAACGGGCTATAACGGTATCGAAAACAATAACAGCCAAAAACACTAACCTTCAAAACCTAACTTGCACAAGCGGGAACCTTAACTGCAAGCAGGACCTATTTGTTAGTGGGAACATGAAGATTAATGCAGGGACGAACAACCAAACAAACTTCTTTGGTAGGGTAAACCTGAGCAATCATACCATCTTATGCGACCAACAAGCATATAGCACTAATATTCACAAATTGCCGCAACAATATGTCCCTTATCATGTTTTTCAAAGTAATAAAACTGCAGTTTCTATGCGTTCTGTTGTTTCCAGAGGACATGTAGGCCGCGGGGACGTAAAACGTGGTGTGTGGATTCCTTGGGATAAATTTGAAACTAAAGTTGAACAAGAAGGGAATCCTCAGGTGTATGTAGGCAAAGGGGTCAACTCTTGTTATCTGTATTTTCATGCCACCCAAGACAATCCTCAACTTTTCCGTATTAGTATCGTTATGTCAAAGCACGGCGGCTGGTTGGATAACGGAACTGGCGGAGAGTGTGTGTTAGTCGCGGTTGTTAATGACAAAGAGACACTTTTACAAGGATCTACGTGTTCAGGAACAAGTTACTATAGACCTAAACCTATGGAATGGATTGCAACCACATTTCTGGCAAGAGGTAATGGGCATTTCATACTGAAAAACTTATCGTATGCTTGGCGGGTAGCTTCATTTTCTTGGAACGTAGTGCAGCTGCCTTATTTTCAATAAATATACTCAACTTTTGCCCGGGAACTATTCTCCAGGCACTTTGTTCACAACTCGACCTACCAAGTCATAACCCACATATCCCGTAATTTCGATGAGATAACGTTCTCCGAATCCCGAAACTAAACGAGCTTCATTCACAATAATGCAAGAATCTACCTCTGGAGCTTGACCATAAAAACGTGCGGTGAGTAAAAATTCACTATCTGGATGGTATCCATCAATAACAGCTTCCACAATTTTCCCTACAAACTGCTTATTATGTTTCTCGACATTTTTCTTCTGTGTTTGAGAGAGAATCTTTAATCTCTTTGATTTTACGCTCTGAGGGATTTGGTCTGGCATCTCAGCAGCTAAAGAACCTTTTTCTTGAGAATAAGAAAAGATACCTAAGTTATCGATCCATCCTTCTCCAACAAAATTGACGAGCTCCTGGAATTCTTCTTCCGTTTCTCCTGGGAATCCAACAATGAGTGACGAACGAATATAGATATGGGGAATGCGTGTACGCAACTTAGTTAATAAATCTAAAATTTGTTCTCGAGATGTTGTTCTTAACATCTTTTTTAATACCCGATTATTGATATGTTGAAGAGGAATATCAACATAAGGGAGGAGGCGCTGATCTTTTTCCATAAGATCAATAAGAGTATCATCTACTTCATCGGGATACAAATAGAGCATTCTAATCCAATAATTTCCAGGCTCCTTAAGCATCTCTCTTAATACACTATATAAACAAGATTTGCGATCCTTAGACAGATCTTTACCATAGTCACCCAAATCTTGAGCAATGAGAATGATTTCTTTAACGCCCATTTTTAACAATAAGCGAAATTCTTTCATCACCTGCTCTAAAGGTTTACTTCTTAATCCTCCCTTAATGGTAGGAATAATACAGAAGGCACAGCGCTTACGACATCCCTCAGCTATTTTCAAATAGGCATAGTGCTTCGGTGTGGATAATTTTCTAGGCACTTCCCCCATTTCTAAATAACTTTTAGAAGATAACTTTTCTCCACTTTCCTTAGACTCTATAGCGGATAAGATATGTTCCACATCTCCAGAACCTAAAACATAATGTACATAGGGGAGCCAAGGCTTTAACTCCTCTTTATGCTTAGACACCATGCAACCGGTTAATATAATCTTGGCAGTTTCTTTCTTCTCATTGATGATGCGTTGGAGGTAATCCGTAGATTCATCTCGAGCAGCTTTTAAAAATCCACAAGTATTTAAAATCAAATAATCCGCTTCTCGCAGTAGTTCGGTAGCTTCATAACCAGCTTTTAATAAAATCCCGAGCATTACCTCACTATCTACAAGGTTCCTTGAGCAGCCTAAACTAATAAAATGAATTTTATTTTTTGAAGTTGCCCCTTTAAAAAAAAACTGTTCTTTAGTTGTCATGAGGATTCTCTTGTAATTATGGGGAAGTTTTCTTGATTCTTTTTGAAAATAAATATAGTATCATAAGCGATTTATCATTTTCTTAAAAGGATTCATCAATGGCTAGTAAGAATCGTGAAATCATTAAATTAAAAAGTTCTGAAAGTTCCGATATGTACTGGACTGTTAAAAATAAAAGAAAAACAACAGGTCGACTAGAACTCAAAAAATATGATAGAAAACTGCGTAGGCACGTAATTTTCAAAGAAGCTAAGTAAAAAGATTTAATTTACCTGCTAGCTTCTATTCCAAGTTGTTGAGTAGGTCATGAAATTAGAACTTCTCATTGCTTTTAAGTATCTAATACCAAGAAGAAAAAGGTTATCTTCTGCCATTGTTTCCATATTTTCCATAGGCATTATTTCCTTAGTCACTTGGTTATCCATTGTTTTTATTTCTGTTATCTACGGTTTAGAACAACGTTGGATTCATGATCTTTCCCAGCTTCATTCTCCAGTGAAAATCCTTCCTTCATCTGTTTATTATGATTCCTATTACTATCAGATAGACAGACATGCTGACCTTTCTTTGTATACAACAAAGACCATAGGGGAAAAGCTGGCTTCCTCTCTTGTAGATCCCTATGACCCAAATGTGGACTACTCCTTACCAGAAAACTTTCCCCTACCAGATAAAACTGCAGATGGAAAATTAAAGGATCCTGTAAAAATCGCTTTTGAAGTTCTTAATCCCTATCTAGAACAAAATCACGCCCAACTTTTAGAGTTTGAAGAGGGGATTGGCTATGTACAAATGGACAGAACGGCCCATCCTAACAAATCAGAATCACGAACATTTTCTCAGTTTATTGCCTATCCTTCTGATGAAGTGTATAAAAATCGCGTGCTTCCCTATGAACAAACAGATTATAGTTCCGAGATTTTAAACCCTTTTAATAGCTCTGACCAAGGTTGGGAACAAGATTTTATAAAATTACAAAATACCTATCGAGGAGCTTCGATCATCTTACCTGTGAATTATCGCGATATGGGGTATCGAGTAGGAGATAGGGGAGGGATCAGTATTTTCTCCCCAGAAACTCAGAAAGAAATCCAGCATCCTGTATATGTCATAGGCTTCTATAATCCTGGTTTATCTCCTATGGGAAGTAAAATCGTATTTATTGATATGGATCTAGCTTCTCAAATACGTTCAGAATCTACGGGAATCGGCATGCATAATGGCTTACATGTCTTCTTTCCCAACACTAAACTGATAACACCAATAAAAAAGCAAATTGAAACTATCTTAAGTCAAGCCGGTATACAAGAATATTGGGTAGTATCTTCTCTCTATGATTATCAGTATTTTAAACCTATTTTAGATCAACTACGTAGTGATCAAGTTCTATTTCTCTTGGTCTCTATCATTATCCTGATCGTCGCTTGTTCCAATATTGTGACTATGTCTATTCTCTTGGTCAATAATAAGAAGAAAGAAATAGGAATTCTCAAAGCTATGGGGACTTCTTCTCGTAGCTTAAAAGCTATTTTTGGTCTTTGTGGAGCCTTCTCTGGAGGCATCGGTGTTGTTTTTGGAACAGCTTTGGCGATTTTAACAATGAAAAATCTCTCAATAATTACTAAAGGCTTAAGTTACTTACAAGGCAGAGAAGCATTTAACTCTACTTTCTTCGGTCAAGGTCTTCCTCAAGAAATACATGTGCCGACTATTTTTATGCTAGGTGTAGGCACTTTGGTGTTAGCTGCTATTTCTGGATTATTACCAGCAAGAAAAGTCGCTAAGATGCATGTCTCTGACATTTTAAAAGCGGAATAATTATGCCTCCTCTTATTCAAGCGAAAAATCTGTCTAAGGTTGTTCTACAAAGCAATCAAGATATCGAAATATTACGTAATGTGAACTTTAGCTTACACCCTGGAGAGGTAGTTGCTATTACAGGAGCTTCAGGAAATGGGAAAAGTACGCTCCTTCATCTATTAGGAACGCTAGATACACCGTCATCAGGAGAACTCCTATTTCTAGGAAAAAGAAAAGAAGACTACAATCTACCAGCATTTAGAAACCAATATATCGGGTTTATTTTTCAAAACTTCTACCTCTTGGAAGATGATACTGTAATCAATAATGTATTAATGCCTGCAAGCATTGCGCGACAAAATATCGCTAAAGGATCTTCTGCATTTAAAAAAGCTCTGGAACTCATAGACTCTGTCGGCTTATCTCATAGAACGCACTCTCGCTGTTGTAACCTATCAGGAGGCGAAAAACAACGAGTCGCAATTGCGAGAGCTCTGATCAACAATCCCGCCATTTTACTAGCTGATGAACCTTCAGGTAATTTGGACAATCAAACCTCTGAGTACATTCATCAACTACTTCTATCTCAAGCTCATGATTCACGTGGAGTGCTTATTGTAACCCATAATAAGCAACTCGCACGTCAATGTCATCGTGAAGGAATTTTACAAAACGGAGAACTGATTTTCTAAGACGTCGTCGTTTTGGCTCCCGTTGCAAAGTCTAAAGTATATGTAGGCAAACGCTCTAAAACTTCCTGCCCCAGTAAATCGATGGACCTGTGATAGCGCGCTTGTCTAGTAAAATAATTCACCAGCCTATCCTCAGGATTCCGTACTTCTTGACTCAAAAGAGTTTCCTTATCTAAACTAAGCGCACGAATATCCTGCCATGTGATAAGAGAAATCCTAGGTTCATATAAATGATGTTTCTCATCTGAAACTTCTCCAAGACAGGGAACAGCAAATTTTCGTATTCTTTGTTTATTCCCATCAAGAGCACAGAAATAATCCCAATCATTAGAATGCATACAACGAATTAAATTTAATTGCTCCCAACAAATTCCATGTATACAGATTTCTAAAAGGGTATTTTTAATTCCCGAGAGGAAGTCGACAACATCCACCGCGGCATCCTCATCATGCTCTCTCTTTAGTTCCAAACAATCTTCCGCCACTCTCTCCTTTTCTGTAGCTAATTCCTCATTGTTCCAATCGTGATTTCGAACATAAACAGAAAATTTCTCGTAATCCTCCTTGGATACGGTCTGAGCAAGAAGATAGACATTTTCTGAAAAAATGGTCCCCGTATTATGACAACATCCAGATGTTCCTAACCAATATGCAGCAATTTCTTCGTAAGATGCGCCTGTAAAGGCTCTCTCAGGAACTGCTGGGGCTGATTGTATAAACTTTCTTAACCAATACAAAGGACAATGTTGAATCAACACTAAGTCTAAAGAA
Above is a genomic segment from Chlamydia abortus containing:
- the rimO gene encoding 30S ribosomal protein S12 methylthiotransferase RimO, with amino-acid sequence MTTKEQFFFKGATSKNKIHFISLGCSRNLVDSEVMLGILLKAGYEATELLREADYLILNTCGFLKAARDESTDYLQRIINEKKETAKIILTGCMVSKHKEELKPWLPYVHYVLGSGDVEHILSAIESKESGEKLSSKSYLEMGEVPRKLSTPKHYAYLKIAEGCRKRCAFCIIPTIKGGLRSKPLEQVMKEFRLLLKMGVKEIILIAQDLGDYGKDLSKDRKSCLYSVLREMLKEPGNYWIRMLYLYPDEVDDTLIDLMEKDQRLLPYVDIPLQHINNRVLKKMLRTTSREQILDLLTKLRTRIPHIYIRSSLIVGFPGETEEEFQELVNFVGEGWIDNLGIFSYSQEKGSLAAEMPDQIPQSVKSKRLKILSQTQKKNVEKHNKQFVGKIVEAVIDGYHPDSEFLLTARFYGQAPEVDSCIIVNEARLVSGFGERYLIEITGYVGYDLVGRVVNKVPGE
- a CDS encoding ABC transporter permease, with the translated sequence MKLELLIAFKYLIPRRKRLSSAIVSIFSIGIISLVTWLSIVFISVIYGLEQRWIHDLSQLHSPVKILPSSVYYDSYYYQIDRHADLSLYTTKTIGEKLASSLVDPYDPNVDYSLPENFPLPDKTADGKLKDPVKIAFEVLNPYLEQNHAQLLEFEEGIGYVQMDRTAHPNKSESRTFSQFIAYPSDEVYKNRVLPYEQTDYSSEILNPFNSSDQGWEQDFIKLQNTYRGASIILPVNYRDMGYRVGDRGGISIFSPETQKEIQHPVYVIGFYNPGLSPMGSKIVFIDMDLASQIRSESTGIGMHNGLHVFFPNTKLITPIKKQIETILSQAGIQEYWVVSSLYDYQYFKPILDQLRSDQVLFLLVSIIILIVACSNIVTMSILLVNNKKKEIGILKAMGTSSRSLKAIFGLCGAFSGGIGVVFGTALAILTMKNLSIITKGLSYLQGREAFNSTFFGQGLPQEIHVPTIFMLGVGTLVLAAISGLLPARKVAKMHVSDILKAE
- a CDS encoding tRNA 2-thiocytidine biosynthesis TtcA family protein; this encodes MSILHVHPPWTKSGKRIESLVRKALYTYSMLENHTKIVVALSGGKDSLSLLLMLKAISGRGFPKLDLYAVNIGGKYSCGSEVSKQYLANICDKIHVPYSSVTSPYDPEVPECYSCSQVRRRLLFQAAKDVGATAVAFGHHRDDVVQTALMNLLHKAEFAGMLPVLDMVHFGITILRPLIFTPESYIRKFAKESGFARVTCRCPVVSLRTKTEEALKLLEDVFPQARHNIALAIEQHGLSKAQKKTKLIKHIFID
- the rpmG gene encoding 50S ribosomal protein L33, translated to MASKNREIIKLKSSESSDMYWTVKNKRKTTGRLELKKYDRKLRRHVIFKEAK
- the surE gene encoding 5'/3'-nucleotidase SurE, whose product is MHRRLKILLTNDDGISAKGMSLLVANLLKADFADLYIVAPATEQSGKSMSFSYTQPVSIEKVDYPQPVAGAWAVSGSPVDCVKLALGDLFRNALPDLVLSGINHGSNAGRNIFYSGTAGAAMEAILSGVPSIAFSQEQHISFFQEVHAPEILKKLSLYALSMPFPILSGFNVNFPASERNEEWKGMRLVTTGKEYACGMPKLLVDDGKRKFFSLSDCQIVMDEDISDECRTLLENYITVVPLLVRNSPLALISETKFQQLQEAFDNFISSASGATLLD
- a CDS encoding ABC transporter ATP-binding protein, yielding MPPLIQAKNLSKVVLQSNQDIEILRNVNFSLHPGEVVAITGASGNGKSTLLHLLGTLDTPSSGELLFLGKRKEDYNLPAFRNQYIGFIFQNFYLLEDDTVINNVLMPASIARQNIAKGSSAFKKALELIDSVGLSHRTHSRCCNLSGGEKQRVAIARALINNPAILLADEPSGNLDNQTSEYIHQLLLSQAHDSRGVLIVTHNKQLARQCHREGILQNGELIF
- a CDS encoding YecA family protein; its protein translation is MTKKVNRNDPCPCGSNKKYKQCCLKKDSQPARYTSEGKFKFSAEVVNPNTAGNSCTQLFQRLSGSISSEQKQVVDKYYEITKNKTPLGKKTIKKAKSKEDRLVSEQLKKHDFQVMDTNLSLDPSNRGDDFVTEEFIPTQEDYRISENTDSDLEENNQ
- a CDS encoding YitT family protein, yielding MPHGTRLTKFSFPLYFSKTLSWFILGGFLAACGVQMVLVPNELIDGGIVGLSLIASHFFGHKYLPFCLVLFNLPFVILAFKQIGKYFVIQMMTAVIIFSCALWLIDSLPLWFGFSPIVFKGSEMETVVFGGAIIGVGCGLIIRHGGSTDGTEIMGIIINKKRGYTVGQVILFVNFFIFALAGIVYQNWHTAFVSFLTYGIATKVMDMVILGLEDTKSVTIITSSPRKLGQILMENLGVGLTYIQAEGGYSGEPRNILYIVVERLQLSQLKEIVHREDPYAFIAIENLHEVINGKRTN